In one Corallococcus sp. EGB genomic region, the following are encoded:
- a CDS encoding glycosyltransferase family 4 protein — protein sequence MKIGFLVGDIANISGGSNVILEYASRLQDLGHEAVLITPGPVTLTYPLWHPRLADLPRRSLAEAENESFDFALATWWITFYDLWRVNARVYGYLNQSLESRFHAERHYKLLNRQTYSLPLLFVTEAKWLVEFIQTLQPEGRTLYVQNGLSREHFPCVQAPPQRDGKLRVLVEGPWGVGFKGVPETFEVLELAAKAGVQFETGWLASSSGGQKPTVGGQPVQVHERIPINQVHQVYGRYDVLLKLSRVEGMFGPPLEMFSQGGTAITYTVTGTDEYMVHGQNSLMVEPYNHRQIVQFLRLLSTQPAYLAHLRANALATAKAFTDWESSTRQVAAGLEALHAEGWTNTHLRPALAAMSTMHGHWLDDVWRAERGGSSPLHPYVGPGEQVLLERYRRLKQSRPVRALKKLVSDDVKKSLRARLTRVLS from the coding sequence ATGAAGATCGGGTTCCTCGTTGGGGACATCGCCAATATCTCGGGTGGTTCCAACGTCATCCTGGAGTACGCCTCGCGGTTGCAGGACCTTGGCCACGAGGCCGTCCTCATCACCCCGGGCCCCGTCACCCTGACGTATCCGCTCTGGCATCCCCGTCTGGCGGACCTGCCGCGCCGTTCGCTCGCGGAGGCGGAGAACGAGTCCTTCGACTTCGCGCTGGCCACGTGGTGGATCACCTTCTACGACCTGTGGCGCGTCAATGCCCGGGTGTATGGCTATCTGAACCAGAGCCTGGAGTCGCGCTTCCACGCGGAGCGCCACTACAAGCTGCTCAACCGGCAGACGTATTCGCTGCCGCTCCTGTTCGTCACCGAGGCGAAGTGGCTGGTGGAGTTCATCCAGACGCTGCAGCCCGAAGGGCGCACGCTCTACGTGCAGAACGGCCTGTCGCGGGAGCACTTCCCCTGCGTGCAGGCGCCGCCCCAGCGCGACGGCAAGCTGCGCGTGTTGGTGGAGGGCCCCTGGGGCGTGGGCTTCAAGGGCGTGCCGGAGACGTTCGAGGTGCTGGAGCTGGCGGCGAAGGCGGGCGTCCAGTTCGAGACCGGGTGGCTGGCGTCGTCGTCCGGCGGACAGAAGCCCACGGTGGGCGGTCAGCCGGTGCAGGTGCACGAGCGCATCCCCATCAACCAGGTGCACCAGGTCTATGGCCGGTATGACGTGCTGCTGAAGCTCTCCCGCGTGGAGGGCATGTTCGGCCCGCCGCTGGAGATGTTCTCCCAGGGCGGCACGGCCATCACGTACACCGTCACCGGCACCGACGAGTACATGGTGCACGGACAGAACTCGCTGATGGTGGAGCCGTACAACCACCGGCAGATCGTCCAGTTCCTGCGCCTGCTCAGCACGCAGCCCGCGTATCTGGCGCACCTGCGCGCGAACGCGCTCGCCACCGCGAAGGCGTTCACGGACTGGGAGTCAAGCACGCGTCAGGTGGCCGCGGGGCTGGAGGCGCTGCACGCGGAGGGCTGGACGAACACGCACCTGCGTCCCGCGCTGGCCGCCATGTCCACCATGCATGGCCACTGGCTGGACGACGTGTGGCGCGCGGAGCGCGGAGGCTCCTCGCCGCTGCATCCGTACGTGGGCCCCGGTGAGCAGGTGCTGCTGGAGCGCTACCGCCGGCTGAAGCAGTCCCGTCCCGTCCGCGCGCTCAAGAAGCTGGTGTCCGACGACGTCAAGAAGTCCCTCCGCGCGCGTCTCACGCGAGTCCTGTCATGA